One Ranitomeya variabilis isolate aRanVar5 chromosome 4, aRanVar5.hap1, whole genome shotgun sequence genomic window, CCCAACCTGGTATGCATAACTCCCTcacccccatcctgatacacaaggCCCCCTTatacctaccctggtatgcatggattcctcatccctatcctggcaggaatgagcgccctcatccctatactagtatgcatgaccccatcttgtcctggtatgcagggaccccatcaCATCCTAGTATGCAGGGCACCATCCGTATTCTGGTATGATTGCCCCCCATCCCGGTATGCAGTGCCCCCATAGTGTTGTAGTATGCATggtccccatccttatcctggtatgcagggtccccatCTTGTCCTTGTATTCAGggccccatctcgtcctagtatgcagggccccatccttattctggtatgattggccccatctcggtcctggtatgcatggcccaatccTTATAATTGGCCTCCACtcccatccaggtatgcatggccccttcagaaaacataaaaaaaaaaacattacacttacctacccggcgctccctcgcagcttTCTGCTCCAATGCCAGCAGctcctttatgcttgtaagcagcacatggcagggacatcacaagcagagcacagctgccggagtaCTCGCCAGGACTgtgcgcagagagcagtgagtattcattgctcttcagtagtgcgcagtgtcagcctccggcttcctgctgctgccggcggtcacgtgagcccctacttaagagaaatgaatattcattggattcattcatcaggagactatttaatattgaactATATTCAAGCGGGACTAGATGAAGAAAACCCTAAAATCATGTATCAGGTTAttcgaaacagtcagaaaaccagccacatattggcagatcccagactgcaaactatatacttcgtaagtttGTACGCCACTCTAGTGTCAGGAATAGACAGTATGTGAAAAGATagtatataccgctcagggaacacttaacttttttttttttttatttaaataggtttttattaagaataaacaaAGAGCATTACATTTCAATAACTTTTCAATTTGTTACATACAAATTTTCTCATTTTCCATCAACCCCAACAATCCCCCCTCCCCAAAAGACAGCTCAACTTTATTGCAGCTTCTATACCTGCCATTAATGTTATACCATCCCACTTATCTCAGTTGTGACCACTTATTTATCTAGTAATTTCAACCATTCAAAGGCCCTCAGCTCCCCATTCAGGGAACAGTTAACTTCCAGAGATAATCTgcatattcatactaaataatggcaccgatcttccagacattatgattgcacacatccccagtctttataacgatattgcactcattccttgacagaccgcagcatggccattagttagaagctgctattgatctttggagcaggtaagttttccctgagtggtacatattgggccgtctgaaaacggagtttagtctaggacaatttgtctgtactactaattaacagctgttacaataccaaactagggcagtccctataggaggaaaacacaagaattatactgtattgtcacatactatctattcctgacactggagtggcttataaacttacgaagtatatagtttgaggtctgggatctgccaatatgtggctggttttctgactgttccGGATAACATGAcacctgattttatttttttttttgtctagtctcgcttgaatataggtcaatattaaatagtctcctgatgagtcgcctttggtgtggacgatgaaacccgtagaaatgagaagcttggagagtgagtgtgtatacatcacctcaccctatatactgaactgtgagGTACATGTTTTTTtgtattagtcacctactgactaaacttcagggggtgaattatgggtatagttttacatttggaattattaaagtttagttttatccttttgtcagcaaacatgaggaatgacaagagacaattaatttaagaagattcaattttggttaaaactattccaacattatgaccataaaaaggcttctcccctatgtgacgtctCTGAAGTTTATAACagctgatttccaaataaaatatttcacacattaagaaaatgaaaaaggcttctcctctgtgtgattgctctgatgtctaacaagaagagctttctgcttaaaatatttcccacaatctcaacaggaaaaaggtttctcccctgtgtgagttctctggtgactaacaagattccctttctggttaaaacttttcccacaatctgaacaggaaaaaggtttctcccctgtgtgagttctctggtgactaacaagatgccatttctggttaaaacatttcccacactctgaacaggaaaaaggcttctcccctgtgtgagttctctggtgaccaacaagatgccatttctggttaaaacatttcccacattctgaacaggaaaaagtcttctcccctgtgtgagttctctggtgactaacaagatgccatttctggataaaacattgcccacattctgaacaggaaaaaggcttctcccttatGTGAGCTCTCTGGTGGTTAACAAAATGTGACttacgtgcaaaacatttcccacattctgaacatgaaaaaggcttctcccctgtgtgagttctctggtgattaaccaaatctgatttttggttaaaacatttctcacattctgaacaggaaaaaggcttctcccctatgtgagctCTCTGGTGGTTAACAAAATTTGACttacgtgcaaaacatttcccacattctgaacatgaaaaaggcttctcccctgtgtgagttctctggtgattaaccaaatctgatttttggttaaaacatttcccacattctgaacatgaaaaaggcttctcccctgtgtgagttctctggtgattaacaagatgccatttatagttaaaacatttcccacattctgaacaggaaaaaggcttctccgctGTGTGGGTTCTTTCATGGCGATCAAgatttattttccatttaaaacatttcccacattctgaacaggaaaaaggcttctcccctgtgtgagttctctggtgactaactagactccctttcctgttaaaacatttcccacattctgaacaggaaaaaggcttctcccctgtgtgagttctatggtgattaaccaaattggatttcttgttaaaacatttcccacattctgaacatgaaaatgacttctttgctttaggagcagtttgtttttgaaTGCCTCTTGTGTGACTTTGATTATCCTTAGTAGTcaataatgaatcagaagatgggacctgcttcataggatcagatgacagatcattgctgtgaatggatgatgatagATCTGAAGTAATATCAATCCCTTCAGTTGCATCTTGTAGGGTCTCAAGATCATCacatttaaaaactgaagatgttagctgtccctctgatctcctggtacagtcatctgctaagataaaaaacattttttaataagatatccttgagttttatattattgaacatttctacttaaactgcaaaattaaaaatgacaagctatgcaaaaaaaattatttaccaagaaaatgacagttcacagtctaatagaaaaccttgttggatgaaccagtagtgtgtggtgttcaactgtttgttcattctacctcccaaacatcgaataaaaagaaaccaatcaatgttatgtaggcacaaataataccaattctcatctcacaaaaaacaatccccactcaggtccatcatctgtcaatggaaaaacaaaGGTTTCCACACTATTATTGGCTCAAAGGCTGATGAACAGTAGCAGAGTTTCTATAAACTAATCCTGCAAAATCTGCTCTCACTTCAGAGTCTGGCGGTGTGCGCAAACCACATTTAGGAttcctgtatttagcaatattatataGTGAGAAGAATCTACTTAATTTGCGATGTATATCTCCTGGAGCAAAATCTGACAAAACATATtaacataataacatagttattaaggttgaaggaagactgtaagtccatctagttcaacccatagcctaacctaacatgccc contains:
- the LOC143768301 gene encoding uncharacterized protein LOC143768301 translates to MTEKLGDLDRGKETIPAYITDHSPVRTEQPYLWSAALQVEVSTISDPLSEDLLQKRIVLIYPSQMDMDRDKMAERILHLTLEILFRLTGEDYTVVKKTSSDRCQDPVSEGWGRPLSPITGPPPHPLIHEDINDQKILELIYKMIELLTGEVPIRCQDVAVYFSMEEWEYLEGHRDLYKNVIMEVPQPLTSPDLSSKRTTPERCPRPLLPQDCNQEDPSAPQDHQGEDLTHIITTEIYVRGDEWCKEEIPTYDYPADDCTRRSEGQLTSSVFKCDDLETLQDATEGIDITSDLSSSIHSNDLSSDPMKQVPSSDSLLTTKDNQSHTRGIQKQTAPKAKKSFSCSECGKCFNKKSNLVNHHRTHTGEKPFSCSECGKCFNRKGSLVSHQRTHTGEKPFSCSECGKCFKWKINLDRHERTHTAEKPFSCSECGKCFNYKWHLVNHQRTHTGEKPFSCSECGKCFNQKSDLVNHQRTHTGEKPFSCSECGKCFARKSNFVNHQRAHIGEKPFSCSECEKCFNQKSDLVNHQRTHTGEKPFSCSECGKCFARKSHFVNHQRAHIREKPFSCSECGQCFIQKWHLVSHQRTHTGEKTFSCSECGKCFNQKWHLVGHQRTHTGEKPFSCSECGKCFNQKWHLVSHQRTHTGEKPFSCSDCGKSFNQKGNLVSHQRTHTGEKPFSC